Proteins encoded by one window of Mastacembelus armatus chromosome 23, fMasArm1.2, whole genome shotgun sequence:
- the LOC113142274 gene encoding bestrophin-3-like isoform X1, with product MTVTYSSKVANASFFGFHRLLLRWKGSIYKLLYREFALFVLLYTFLSVVYRFFFSEHQKRLFEKLSLYCETYAEQIPVTFVLGFYVTLVVNRWWNQFVNLPWPDRLMIHISSCVKGKDEYGRLLRRTLMRYVNLTSVLIFRSVSRAVCKRFPTIEHVVEAGFMTPEERKMYENIRSPHLKYWIPVVWFCNLASKAREEGRIQDSIDLQNLLNEINGLRAWCSTLFGYDWVGVPLVYTQVVTLAVYTFFLASLIGRQFLDPTQGYQGHDLDLYIPVFTLLQFFFYAGWLKVAEQLINPFGEDDDDFEVNWVIDRSLQVSLLAVDEMHMNLPTMTKDMYWNDSDARPPYTLAAADSCIPSFLGSTTDMGLSDILQLDEVDISDGLPGRQGSISPWRQESVLGRVCRLLSVQDPPDLRHPKPSFKRHSCAISGNVSPDPRNSIGPHRVKPGAEEMVPPFSFMPPPSSDTLSTLKEVNSSHPSTESSASDSLPQLHVSLSSNIHCSECSGRNGLDLSPTMERKPHSATCCTQMGPKEFRWMAFDTLSPPPAQPRERYLSLQLTRQTSKTSIHSLPSPKALGKRTRGLAQFQYRRSPGPPKDSLHLPDSEYDDNAFQGVAGEEDEKNTHSQSESSEKKSNPMAQ from the exons TAAAGTTGCCAACGCCAGCTTCTTCGGTTTCCACCGGCTGCTGCTGCGCTGGAAAGGAAGCATCTACAAGCTGCTGTACCGAGAGTTCGCCCTGTTCGTCCTGCTCTACACCTTCCTCAGCGTCGTGTACAG gTTCTTCTTCTCTGAACATCAGAAGAGATTGTTCGAGAAACTTTCCTTATACTGTGAAACATATGCAGAGCAGATCCCCGTCACCTTCGTCCTGG GTTTTTATGTGACGCTGGTGGTGAATCGATGGTGGAATCAGTTTGTGAACCTGCCGTGGCCTGACAGACTCATGATCCACATCTCCAG CTGTGTTAAAGGTAAAGATGAATATGGCCGCCTGCTGCGTCGGACTTTAATGCGTTACGTTAATCTGACGTCGGTGCTCATCTTCCGCTCTGTGAGCAGAGCTGTCTGCAAACGATTCCCGACCATTGAACACGTGGTCGAGGCAG ggtTTATGACTCCAGAGGAAAGGAAGATGTATGAAAACATCCGCTCTCCTCACCTGAAGTACTGGATCCCTGTGGTCTGGTTCTGCAACCTGGCGTCCAAAGCTCGGGAGGAAGGACGCATCCAAGACAGCATTGACCTGCAGAACCTTCTCAAT GAGATAAATGGCTTGAGGGCTTGGTGCTCAACTCTCTTCGGCTATGACTGGGTGGGCGTCCCACTGGTGTACACTCAG GTTGTCACTCTCGCTGTCTACACCTTTTTCTTAGCCAGTCTGATTGGTCGACAGTTCCTGGACCCCACTCAGGGATACCAAGGTCACGACCTCGACCTTTACATCCCCGTCTTCAccctgctgcagttcttcttctACGCCGGCTGGTTGAAG GTCGCAGAGCAGCTGATCAATCCGTTCGGGGAGGACGATGACGACTTTGAAGTGAATTGGGTCATCGACAGGAGCCTTCAG GTGTCTCTGCTGGCTGTGGATGAAATGCATATGAATCTTCCTACCATGACCAAAGACATGTACTGGAACGACAGTGACGCCCGCCCGCCGTACACGCTGGCTGCTGCCGACTCCTGCATCCCATCATTCCTCGGCTCCACCACCGACATGGG ACTCTCTGACATCCTGCAGTTGGACGAGGTCGACATCAGTGATGGTCTTCCTGGACGGCAGGGCTCCATTTCCCCGTGGCGCCAAGAATCG GTTCTTGGTCGAGTCTGCCGGCTGCTGAGCGTTCAGGATCCTCCGGACCTCCGGCATCCTAAACCCAGCTTCAAACGGCACAGTTGTGCCATATCAGGGAACGTTTCCCCAGACCCGAGGAACAGTATTGGCCCACACAG GGTCAAACCAGGTGCAGAGGAGATGGTTCCACCTTTCTCTTTCATGCCCCCTCCTTCCTCGGACACCTTGTCCACCCTAAAGGAGGTCAACAGCAGCCATCCCTCCACTGAAAGCTCGGCCTCCGATTCTTTACCGCAGCTTCATGTCAGTCTGTCCAGTAACATCCACTGCAGTGAGTGTTCCGGTCGGAACGGGCTGGATCTTTCTCCCACTATGGAGCGAAA GCCACACTCTGCGACCTGTTGCACTCAAATGGGACCCAAGGAGTTTCGGTGGATGGCGTTCGATACCCTGAGCCCCCCACCAGCCCAGCCACGGGAGCGCTATTTGTCGCTCCAGCTCACCAGGCAAACGTCAAAGACATCCATCCACAGCCTGCCAAGCCCCAAGGCCCTGGGAAAGCGGACACGAGGCCTTGCTCAATTCCAATACCGACGATCCCCCGGTCCACCAAAAGACAGTCTGCACCTCCCTGACTCTGAGTACGACGACAACGCCTTCCAGGGAGTAGCAGGGGAGGAGGACGAGAAGAACACCCACTCTCAGTCGGAGAGTTCAGAAAAGAAATCCAATCCAATGGCACAGTAA
- the LOC113142274 gene encoding bestrophin-3-like isoform X2, translating into MTVTYSSKVANASFFGFHRLLLRWKGSIYKLLYREFALFVLLYTFLSVVYRFFFSEHQKRLFEKLSLYCETYAEQIPVTFVLGFYVTLVVNRWWNQFVNLPWPDRLMIHISSCVKGKDEYGRLLRRTLMRYVNLTSVLIFRSVSRAVCKRFPTIEHVVEAGFMTPEERKMYENIRSPHLKYWIPVVWFCNLASKAREEGRIQDSIDLQNLLNEINGLRAWCSTLFGYDWVGVPLVYTQVVTLAVYTFFLASLIGRQFLDPTQGYQGHDLDLYIPVFTLLQFFFYAGWLKVAEQLINPFGEDDDDFEVNWVIDRSLQVSLLAVDEMHMNLPTMTKDMYWNDSDARPPYTLAAADSCIPSFLGSTTDMGLSDILQLDEVDISDGLPGRQGSISPWRQESVLGRVCRLLSVQDPPDLRHPKPSFKRHSCAISGNVSPDPRNSIGPHRVKPGAEEMVPPFSFMPPPSSDTLSTLKEVNSSHPSTESSASDSLPQLHVSLSSNIHCSHTLRPVALKWDPRSFGGWRSIP; encoded by the exons TAAAGTTGCCAACGCCAGCTTCTTCGGTTTCCACCGGCTGCTGCTGCGCTGGAAAGGAAGCATCTACAAGCTGCTGTACCGAGAGTTCGCCCTGTTCGTCCTGCTCTACACCTTCCTCAGCGTCGTGTACAG gTTCTTCTTCTCTGAACATCAGAAGAGATTGTTCGAGAAACTTTCCTTATACTGTGAAACATATGCAGAGCAGATCCCCGTCACCTTCGTCCTGG GTTTTTATGTGACGCTGGTGGTGAATCGATGGTGGAATCAGTTTGTGAACCTGCCGTGGCCTGACAGACTCATGATCCACATCTCCAG CTGTGTTAAAGGTAAAGATGAATATGGCCGCCTGCTGCGTCGGACTTTAATGCGTTACGTTAATCTGACGTCGGTGCTCATCTTCCGCTCTGTGAGCAGAGCTGTCTGCAAACGATTCCCGACCATTGAACACGTGGTCGAGGCAG ggtTTATGACTCCAGAGGAAAGGAAGATGTATGAAAACATCCGCTCTCCTCACCTGAAGTACTGGATCCCTGTGGTCTGGTTCTGCAACCTGGCGTCCAAAGCTCGGGAGGAAGGACGCATCCAAGACAGCATTGACCTGCAGAACCTTCTCAAT GAGATAAATGGCTTGAGGGCTTGGTGCTCAACTCTCTTCGGCTATGACTGGGTGGGCGTCCCACTGGTGTACACTCAG GTTGTCACTCTCGCTGTCTACACCTTTTTCTTAGCCAGTCTGATTGGTCGACAGTTCCTGGACCCCACTCAGGGATACCAAGGTCACGACCTCGACCTTTACATCCCCGTCTTCAccctgctgcagttcttcttctACGCCGGCTGGTTGAAG GTCGCAGAGCAGCTGATCAATCCGTTCGGGGAGGACGATGACGACTTTGAAGTGAATTGGGTCATCGACAGGAGCCTTCAG GTGTCTCTGCTGGCTGTGGATGAAATGCATATGAATCTTCCTACCATGACCAAAGACATGTACTGGAACGACAGTGACGCCCGCCCGCCGTACACGCTGGCTGCTGCCGACTCCTGCATCCCATCATTCCTCGGCTCCACCACCGACATGGG ACTCTCTGACATCCTGCAGTTGGACGAGGTCGACATCAGTGATGGTCTTCCTGGACGGCAGGGCTCCATTTCCCCGTGGCGCCAAGAATCG GTTCTTGGTCGAGTCTGCCGGCTGCTGAGCGTTCAGGATCCTCCGGACCTCCGGCATCCTAAACCCAGCTTCAAACGGCACAGTTGTGCCATATCAGGGAACGTTTCCCCAGACCCGAGGAACAGTATTGGCCCACACAG GGTCAAACCAGGTGCAGAGGAGATGGTTCCACCTTTCTCTTTCATGCCCCCTCCTTCCTCGGACACCTTGTCCACCCTAAAGGAGGTCAACAGCAGCCATCCCTCCACTGAAAGCTCGGCCTCCGATTCTTTACCGCAGCTTCATGTCAGTCTGTCCAGTAACATCCACTGCA GCCACACTCTGCGACCTGTTGCACTCAAATGGGACCCAAGGAGTTTCGGTGGATGGCGTTCGATACCCTGA